Proteins encoded within one genomic window of Cucumis sativus cultivar 9930 chromosome 3, Cucumber_9930_V3, whole genome shotgun sequence:
- the LOC101206645 gene encoding GATA transcription factor 4, translating into MELPGYLVGGYYGTGAPQFSPDNKKSTAEHFPLDEYLLDFSNEDVAMHSGFFDNVAGNCSDSSTLTAIDSCNSSVSGGDNQLLAKFESGSFCEAQFSSELCIPCDDLAELEWLSNFVEESFSTEEIDKDFPAIPFLSGGISSAATPETSSSSGATAFGYGNAKTTTFFHSEALTLPGKARSKRSRATPCDWSTRLLQATAPEKTEGTMAKPETTSGRKCLHCAAEKTPQWRTGPMGPKTLCNACGVRYKSGRLVPEYRPASSPTFVSTKHSNSHRKVMELRRQKEMQHQEQFVSQSSIFSRSNGCDEYLIHRHNGGDFSHMM; encoded by the exons ATGGAACTCCCCGGGTATCTTGTCGGTGGCTACTACGGCACCGGAGCCCCTCAATTTTCCCCGGACAACAAAAAATCCACCGCCGAACATTTCCCTCTCGATGAATATTTATTGGACTTCTCCAATGAAGATGTGGCAATGCATAGCGGTTTCTTCGATAATGTCGCCGGAAATTGCAGTGATTCCTCCACTCTTACTGCCATTGACAGCTGCAATTCCTCTGTCTCTGGCGGCGATAACCAGTTGTTAGCAAAATTTGAGTCCGGAAGTTTCTGTGAAGCTCAATTCTCGAGCGAACTATGCATTCCG TGCGATGATTTGGCGGAACTCGAATGGCTGTCCAATTTCGTTGAAGAATCATTTTCGACGGAGGAGATTGATAAGGATTTTCCAGCAATTCCATTCCTCTCCGGAGGAATAAGTTCGGCGGCGACTCCAGAAACATCATCGTCCTCAGGAGCGACAGCGTTTGGTTACGGAAATGCAAAAACGACGACCTTTTTTCACAGCGAAGCTCTCACGCTACCCGGCAAAGCCCGAAGCAAACGTTCACGCGCTACTCCATGCGATTGGTCGACGAGGCTCCTCCAAGCGACGGCGCCGGAGAAAACGGAAGGGACGATGGCGAAGCCGGAAACGACGTCGGGTCGGAAATGCCTACATTGCGCGGCGGAGAAGACGCCGCAGTGGCGGACTGGGCCGATGGGCCCAAAAACGCTTTGTAATGCCTGTGGGGTACGGTACAAATCGGGTCGGCTCGTACCTGAATACCGACCCGCTTCGAGCCCGACATTTGTATCGACGAAGCACTCGAATTCTCACCGGAAGGTGATGGAGCTCCGACGGCAAAAGGAGATGCAACATCAAGAGCAGTTTGTAAGTCAGAGTTCGATATTCAGCAGATCCAACGGCTGTGATGAGTACTTAATCCACCGCCACAACGGCGGTGATTTTAGTCACATGATGTAG
- the LOC101205997 gene encoding protein transport protein SEC13 homolog B, producing MPGQKIETGHQDTIHDVAMDYYGKRVASASSDQTIKITGVSNSATQHLATLTGHQGPVWQVAWAHPKFGPLLASCSYDGRVIIWKEGNQNEWSQAHIFDDHKSSVNSIAWAPHEVGLCLACGSSDGNISVFTARADGGWDTSRIDQAHPVGVTSVSWAPSTTPGALVGSALLDPVQKLCSGGCDNTVKVWKLYNGVWKMDCFPALQMHSDWVRDVSWAPNLGLPKSTIASASQDGKVVIWTVVKEGDQWEGKVLKDFKTPVWRVSWSLTGNILAVADGNNNVSLWKEAVDGDWQQVSTVEP from the coding sequence ATGCCTGGTCAAAAGATTGAAACTGGTCATCAAGACACTATTCATGATGTTGCGATGGATTATTATGGTAAGCGTGTTGCATCAGCTTCATCTGACCAAACTATCAAGATCACTGGTGTAAGCAACTCAGCCACTCAGCATCTTGCAACGCTTACCGGTCACCAAGGACCTGTATGGCAGGTTGCCTGGGCACACCCAAAATTTGGTCCCTTGCTTGCTTCATGTTCTTATGATGGTCGTGTGATAATATGGAAGGAAGGCAATCAAAATGAGTGGTCGCAAGCCCATATTTTCGATGATCATAAATCATCTGTTAACTCAATTGCTTGGGCCCCTCATGAAGTGGGTCTTTGTTTGGCATGTGGTTCATCTGATGGCAATATCTCTGTATTCACTGCAAGAGCAGACGGTGGTTGGGACACCTCTAGGATCGATCAAGCTCACCCAGTTGGAGTCACATCTGTTTCATGGGCTCCATCTACCACACCGGGTGCTCTTGTTGGCTCCGCTTTACTCGATCCTGTTCAGAAGCTATGCTCAGGCGGTTGCGACAATACAGTGAAGGTGTGGAAGCTGTACAATGGAGTTTGGAAGATGGATTGCTTCCCAGCTCTCCAAATGCACAGTGATTGGGTTAGAGATGTTTCATGGGCTCCTAACCTTGGTTTGCCGAAATCAACAATTGCAAGTGCGTCTCAAGACGGGAAAGTTGTTATCTGGACCGTTGTGAAAGAAGGAGATCAATGGGAAGGTAAGGTTCTAAAGGACTTTAAAACCCCTGTTTGGAGGGTATCATGGTCGTTAACGGGCAATATCCTGGCCGTGGCTGATGGAAATAACAATGTTTCATTATGGAAAGAAGCAGTGGATGGTGATTGGCAGCAGGTTTCAACTGTTGAACCTTAA
- the LOC105434903 gene encoding uncharacterized protein LOC105434903 has protein sequence MDQSLEVISKKICNMVRIAYYMLRKGIFKSKLMVDLTNLISKRRKLTGKALKNLMFHHHDGVSGLAFSLAPFRRNHNLDLAAAASHYEFSCTNTPAFPSFHYTFNKRRHFFACAHAPNTLDDDVAAMNAFKAVWEALNNNNDVAAEVASPALPGFGRSPMVVRQLRVTDSPFPVAGGGDEDCHVDKAAEEFINRFYKELRLQKTAE, from the coding sequence ATGGATCAAAGTTTGGAAGTgatatcaaagaaaatatgcaACATGGTACGCATAGCTTATTACATGCTAAGGAAAGGTATTTTCAAAAGCAAGCTTATGGTTGATCTCACAAATCTCATCTCTAAACGCCGCAAGCTCACAGGAAAAGCTCTAAAGAATCTCATGTTCCACCACCACGACGGCGTCTCTGGTCTTGCCTTCTCCCTTGCCCCTTTCCGCCGCAACCACAACCTCGATCTCGCCGCCGCTGCCAGTCACTACGAATTTAGCTGCACCAACACCCCTGCTTTTCCTAGTTTTCATTACACCTTCAACAAACGACGCCATTTCTTCGCATGTGCTCACGCGCCTAATACACTGGACGATGACGTGGCTGCCATGAACGCTTTCAAGGCTGTTTGGGAGGCtcttaacaataataatgacgTGGCTGCTGAAGTGGCTTCCCCGGCATTACCTGGGTTTGGTCGGAGTCCGATGGTTGTTCGGCAGCTGAGAGTCACTGACTCCCCGTTTCCAGTGGCCGGAGGTGGCGATGAGGACTGCCATGTGGATAAAGCGGCAGAGGAATTTATAAATCGGTTTTACAAGGAATTGCGGTTGCAGAAGACAGCGGAGTAA